A single genomic interval of Chryseobacterium paludis harbors:
- a CDS encoding ABC transporter permease codes for MNNIFLITKREFLTQVKKKSFIILTLLAPVMIIAFGAVIGLMFKANESHSVIEVVDKSGLFKDKLPSDSKLNYTFIPSAEEKSKVNKLKGNETLDGILILPELNANNFDDLEKNTRLVINSKIGFDTKQRIVSDITNVIKKEKIKQLGIAETQLDNLDKGFTLKTINVSEDNKEDSDMTFGVKTGLSMVLMYVTFMFIIIYGVRVMRSVLEEKNNRVVEIIISSVKPFELMMGKILGVTMVALTQFIIWITMSVIGALVLNTGFSSIQKNIPGGSEGMASKLDIAQIATQVSHSLLELNFPLIIFVFIVFFLLGYIFYSSVYAAIGSAVDNETETQQFTLFAILPLTLGMYGSFSLMNNPDGPLGFWLSMIPFTSPVAMIARIPFGVPAWQIALSITLLVLTTIFMIFLAGKIYRVGILMYGNKATLKELWRWIRN; via the coding sequence ATGAACAATATTTTTTTAATTACAAAAAGGGAATTCCTTACACAGGTTAAGAAGAAGTCCTTCATTATATTAACGTTGCTGGCTCCTGTCATGATCATTGCATTTGGTGCGGTTATAGGGCTAATGTTTAAGGCTAATGAATCACATAGTGTTATTGAAGTTGTTGATAAGAGTGGTTTATTTAAAGATAAATTACCATCGGATTCCAAACTCAATTATACTTTTATTCCTTCTGCTGAGGAGAAATCAAAGGTTAACAAATTAAAAGGAAATGAAACTTTAGATGGCATCCTTATTTTACCTGAACTGAATGCTAATAACTTTGATGATCTGGAAAAAAACACAAGACTGGTTATCAATAGTAAAATTGGTTTTGATACCAAGCAGCGAATCGTTTCAGATATTACAAATGTTATTAAGAAAGAAAAGATCAAGCAATTGGGTATTGCTGAAACTCAATTGGACAATCTTGATAAAGGCTTCACTTTAAAAACGATTAATGTTTCAGAAGACAATAAGGAAGATTCTGATATGACTTTCGGAGTAAAAACAGGACTTAGTATGGTTCTGATGTATGTTACTTTCATGTTTATTATCATTTATGGAGTTAGGGTAATGAGAAGCGTTCTAGAAGAAAAGAATAACCGAGTGGTTGAAATTATTATCTCTTCAGTAAAGCCATTCGAGCTTATGATGGGTAAAATATTGGGCGTAACAATGGTTGCTTTAACCCAGTTTATCATATGGATTACAATGTCAGTAATCGGAGCATTAGTTCTCAATACAGGGTTTTCATCAATTCAAAAAAATATCCCCGGAGGAAGTGAAGGAATGGCTAGTAAACTGGATATAGCACAAATTGCTACTCAGGTTTCTCATAGTCTGCTGGAGCTTAATTTCCCGTTGATCATTTTTGTATTTATTGTGTTCTTTCTTCTTGGATACATTTTTTACAGCTCTGTTTATGCGGCTATTGGATCTGCTGTTGATAATGAAACAGAAACTCAACAGTTTACACTATTTGCAATACTACCTTTAACTTTAGGGATGTATGGGAGCTTTTCGCTAATGAACAATCCGGATGGACCTTTAGGATTTTGGTTATCGATGATTCCTTTTACCTCTCCAGTAGCAATGATTGCAAGAATTCCTTTTGGAGTTCCGGCATGGCAGATTGCGTTATCCATCACACTTTTGGTACTGACCACTATTTTTATGATATTCTTAGCTGGAAAAATTTACCGCGTAGGTATTTTAATGTACGGTAATAAAGCTACCTTAAAAGAGCTTTGGAGATGGATTAGAAATTAG
- the efp gene encoding elongation factor P, producing MATSNDIRKGLCIEFSNDIFKVIEFLHVKPGKGPAFVRTKLKSVTNGKVLDNTFSAGHKIDEVKVITRKFQYLYDDENGFHFMNNDDFSQLYIDKEMIENSQFMKAGEEVTIILKESDETPLSAELPQSVFLDVIEADPGVKGNTATNALKNAIVETGARVMVPLFIEPGDRIKVSTEDGSYLERVK from the coding sequence ATGGCAACAAGTAACGATATAAGAAAAGGACTTTGCATTGAATTTAGCAATGATATTTTCAAAGTAATTGAATTTCTTCACGTAAAACCAGGTAAAGGACCGGCTTTCGTTAGAACAAAATTGAAGTCAGTGACGAATGGAAAAGTACTTGATAACACTTTTTCTGCAGGTCATAAAATTGATGAAGTAAAAGTAATTACGAGAAAATTCCAATATCTTTATGACGATGAGAATGGATTCCATTTCATGAATAATGATGATTTCTCTCAATTATACATCGATAAAGAAATGATTGAAAATTCTCAGTTTATGAAAGCTGGTGAAGAAGTAACGATCATTTTAAAAGAATCTGATGAAACTCCACTTTCTGCTGAACTTCCACAGTCTGTATTTTTAGATGTTATCGAAGCAGATCCAGGAGTGAAAGGAAATACAGCTACTAATGCTCTTAAAAATGCAATCGTTGAAACAGGAGCAAGAGTGATGGTACCACTGTTCATAGAACCAGGAGACAGAATCAAAGTAAGTACTGAAGATGGTTCTTACTTGGAAAGAGTAAAATAA
- a CDS encoding ABC transporter ATP-binding protein yields MLKAEHITKTYNAGKKTALDDFSIHVPKGSIYGLLGPNGAGKTSFIRIINQITQADSGNIFINGEKLNPSHIKNIGYMPEERGLYKNMSVGDQILYFGELKGMSKNDALGEAKKWFEKLNIDQWWKKKLSELSKGMAQKIQFVVTVLHRPHLLILDEPFSGFDPVNANLIKDQIIDLKNNGTTIILSTHRMESVEEMCDYVALIDNSKKILDGRVFDVREKFKKNIFGITLSEVSDSNFENFKNKYEVFNFSNENELISFDLKNESDQNNILLDLVHVGKVRSFDERIPSMNEVFINAVGNHS; encoded by the coding sequence ATGCTAAAAGCTGAACATATTACTAAAACCTACAATGCAGGAAAAAAGACAGCATTGGATGATTTTAGCATACATGTCCCAAAAGGGAGTATTTATGGTCTTCTAGGACCTAACGGAGCGGGAAAGACTTCATTTATCCGTATCATCAATCAAATTACTCAAGCTGATTCCGGGAATATATTTATCAACGGAGAAAAGCTAAATCCCAGTCATATTAAAAACATCGGTTACATGCCTGAAGAAAGGGGACTGTATAAAAATATGAGTGTTGGGGATCAGATCCTCTACTTCGGTGAATTGAAGGGAATGAGTAAAAACGACGCATTGGGTGAGGCTAAAAAATGGTTTGAAAAACTTAATATCGATCAGTGGTGGAAGAAAAAACTCTCTGAGCTTTCAAAAGGAATGGCTCAGAAGATCCAATTTGTAGTTACTGTTCTTCATAGACCTCATCTCTTAATTCTTGATGAACCTTTTTCAGGATTTGACCCCGTAAATGCGAATCTTATCAAAGATCAGATTATCGATCTCAAAAATAACGGAACCACTATCATACTTTCTACTCACAGAATGGAAAGCGTAGAGGAGATGTGTGATTATGTAGCCCTTATTGACAATTCTAAAAAAATTCTTGATGGTAGGGTTTTCGATGTAAGGGAAAAATTTAAGAAAAATATTTTTGGAATCACCCTTTCTGAAGTCAGTGATTCTAATTTTGAAAATTTCAAAAACAAATATGAGGTTTTCAATTTTTCTAATGAGAATGAACTGATTTCTTTTGATTTGAAAAACGAGAGTGATCAAAATAATATTCTTTTAGATTTAGTACATGTTGGAAAAGTCAGGTCATTTGATGAACGAATCCCCAGCATGAATGAAGTTTTTATTAACGCTGTAGGTAATCATTCTTAA
- the sucD gene encoding succinate--CoA ligase subunit alpha, with translation MSILVNKDSKVIVQGFTGNEGTFHAGQMIEYGTNVVGGVTPGKGGSEHLGKPVFNTVADAVSKAGANVSIIFVPPAFAADAIMEAAEAGIKVIVCITEGIPVADMVKVKSYIADRDCRLIGPNCPGIITSEEAKIGIMPGFVFKKGKVGIVSKSGTLTYEAADQVVRAGFGISTAIGIGGDPIIGTTTREALELFINDPETEAVVMIGEIGGGLEAEAARWYKASGSTKPVVGFIAGQTAPKGRTMGHAGAIVGGDEDTAQAKMEIMRENGINVVDSPADIGVTVAKVLA, from the coding sequence ATGTCAATTTTAGTAAACAAAGATTCTAAAGTAATTGTACAAGGATTTACAGGGAACGAAGGTACTTTCCATGCTGGCCAGATGATTGAATACGGAACCAATGTAGTAGGTGGAGTTACTCCAGGAAAAGGAGGAAGCGAGCACTTAGGGAAGCCTGTATTTAATACGGTTGCTGATGCTGTTTCAAAAGCAGGAGCTAACGTAAGTATTATTTTCGTACCACCTGCATTTGCTGCTGATGCTATTATGGAAGCTGCTGAGGCTGGAATTAAAGTTATCGTATGTATTACTGAGGGAATTCCTGTAGCAGATATGGTAAAAGTAAAATCTTACATCGCTGATAGAGATTGTAGATTGATCGGACCAAACTGCCCTGGAATCATTACTTCAGAAGAAGCTAAAATTGGTATTATGCCAGGTTTCGTTTTCAAAAAAGGTAAAGTAGGTATCGTTTCTAAATCTGGAACTCTTACTTATGAAGCTGCAGATCAGGTTGTAAGAGCTGGTTTCGGTATTTCTACAGCTATTGGTATCGGTGGAGACCCAATTATTGGGACTACTACAAGAGAAGCTTTGGAATTGTTCATCAATGATCCTGAAACAGAAGCGGTAGTAATGATCGGTGAAATTGGTGGTGGACTAGAGGCTGAAGCTGCAAGATGGTATAAAGCAAGTGGTTCTACTAAACCTGTAGTTGGTTTTATTGCAGGACAAACTGCACCTAAAGGAAGAACAATGGGACATGCAGGAGCTATTGTAGGAGGTGATGAAGATACAGCGCAGGCAAAAATGGAAATCATGAGAGAAAACGGAATCAACGTTGTAGATTCTCCGGCTGATATTGGTGTTACTGTTGCAAAAGTATTAGCATAA
- a CDS encoding TM2 domain-containing protein, which yields MENYGYTKTENEQNQQATATYRSEKKIPAALLGILVGWLALNKFYLGYTKEGIIQIVLNIVTLGAASIIPFIEGILYLFMSDKQFDDTYVYGKKGWL from the coding sequence ATGGAAAATTACGGTTATACAAAAACAGAAAATGAGCAAAATCAACAAGCGACTGCAACGTATCGTTCAGAAAAGAAAATTCCTGCAGCATTGTTAGGGATACTTGTTGGATGGTTGGCCTTAAATAAATTTTACCTGGGTTATACCAAAGAAGGAATTATCCAAATTGTTTTAAATATTGTCACTTTAGGTGCAGCTTCTATTATTCCTTTCATTGAAGGTATTTTATATTTGTTTATGAGTGATAAACAATTTGATGACACTTATGTTTATGGTAAAAAAGGTTGGTTATAA
- a CDS encoding LpxD N-terminal domain-containing protein, with amino-acid sequence MRFHSPQKLKTIADLISAKFVGSDDFEVLGTNEIHMVKPGEIVFVNHPKYYDKALNSAATIILIDKEVDCPEGKALLVSDDPFRDFNLINTHFTRIYNFTEELHDIEIGEGTKVHSTAVIGNNVRIGKNSLIFPNVVIGDRTIIGDNVVIQSGTVLGGDAFYYRKLNGNFDRLISVGNVIIENNVEIGNNCTIDRGVTDSTIIGEGSVLDNQIQIGHDTIIGKKCLIASQVGIAGCCIIGDEVTLWGQVGIASGNKIEGGSVLLGKTGVNRDLEKGTYIGMFAEDFKTYLKKEVKLRNLK; translated from the coding sequence ATGAGATTTCATTCTCCACAAAAACTTAAAACAATTGCTGATTTAATTTCAGCGAAATTTGTTGGTTCTGATGATTTTGAAGTGCTGGGAACTAATGAAATTCACATGGTAAAACCGGGGGAGATCGTTTTTGTTAATCATCCGAAATACTATGATAAAGCATTAAATTCTGCAGCAACAATTATTCTTATCGATAAAGAAGTGGATTGCCCGGAAGGGAAAGCTCTATTAGTTTCAGATGATCCTTTCAGGGATTTTAATCTTATCAATACCCATTTTACAAGAATATATAATTTCACCGAAGAACTTCATGATATAGAGATCGGTGAGGGGACTAAGGTTCATTCTACCGCAGTTATAGGCAACAACGTGAGAATTGGAAAGAATAGTCTTATTTTTCCAAATGTAGTTATTGGTGACAGAACGATTATTGGGGATAATGTAGTCATTCAATCAGGGACGGTTTTAGGTGGTGATGCATTCTATTACCGTAAGCTTAATGGTAATTTTGACCGCTTAATATCTGTTGGTAACGTTATCATAGAAAACAACGTTGAAATAGGAAATAACTGTACAATCGACAGAGGAGTTACAGATTCTACGATTATAGGTGAAGGTTCTGTTTTAGATAATCAAATTCAGATTGGACACGATACCATAATTGGAAAAAAATGTCTGATCGCTTCTCAGGTGGGAATTGCCGGCTGTTGTATAATTGGAGATGAGGTAACATTATGGGGACAGGTTGGAATTGCTTCTGGAAATAAGATCGAAGGTGGATCTGTGCTTTTAGGAAAGACTGGTGTAAATAGAGATCTTGAAAAAGGTACCTACATTGGTATGTTTGCAGAAGATTTCAAAACCTATTTGAAAAAAGAAGTAAAACTGAGAAATCTCAAATAA
- a CDS encoding bifunctional UDP-3-O-[3-hydroxymyristoyl] N-acetylglucosamine deacetylase/3-hydroxyacyl-ACP dehydratase — translation MSDMQKTLQQEVTLSGIGLHTGKEVKLTIKPAKENTGFVFVRTDLEGHPQVEADVNYVVATERGTTLEKLGVKINTCEHLLAALVGCDIDNAILEMDASEPPIMDGSSKFFVEAIESVGVVEQAVVREYLVVKEVLSYTDPATGSEITIIPSDNYEITTMVDFGTKVLGTQNATLKNISEFKEEISSARTFSFLHELEMLLDHGLIKGGDISNAIVYVDKDLTPDTTEKLKKAFGKDNVSIRPNGILDNLTLNYPNEAARHKLLDVIGDLALAGVKIKGKVIANKPGHFVNTQFAKKLNRQWKLQKKKNVPDFDLTKEPVFDINGIMKLMPHRPPFLLIDKILELSDSHVVGLKNVTMNEPFFVGHFPKEPVMPGVLQVEALAQTGGILVLASVPDPENYSTYFIKMDKVKFKRKVVPGDTMIFKIELIEPIRRGIVHMQGYGYVGDTVAVEAELMAQVAKNKVD, via the coding sequence ATGAGTGATATGCAAAAAACACTTCAGCAAGAGGTTACTCTTTCTGGAATTGGCCTTCATACTGGTAAAGAAGTAAAACTTACCATTAAACCTGCTAAAGAAAATACAGGTTTTGTTTTTGTAAGAACCGATTTAGAGGGACATCCCCAAGTCGAAGCTGATGTTAATTATGTTGTAGCAACTGAAAGAGGGACAACCTTAGAAAAATTAGGTGTAAAAATCAATACTTGTGAACATCTTCTTGCAGCTTTAGTTGGTTGTGATATAGATAACGCAATATTGGAAATGGATGCTTCTGAGCCGCCTATCATGGATGGTTCTTCAAAGTTTTTTGTTGAAGCTATCGAAAGTGTGGGTGTTGTAGAGCAAGCAGTTGTTCGAGAATATCTTGTCGTTAAAGAAGTTCTTAGTTATACAGACCCTGCAACAGGTTCTGAGATCACGATTATTCCATCAGATAATTACGAAATTACAACAATGGTAGATTTTGGGACCAAAGTATTGGGTACTCAAAATGCTACACTTAAAAATATTTCAGAATTTAAGGAGGAAATTTCATCAGCACGAACATTCAGCTTTTTGCATGAATTAGAAATGCTTTTAGATCATGGCTTAATTAAAGGAGGGGATATTTCTAATGCAATTGTATATGTCGATAAAGATTTAACCCCAGATACAACTGAAAAGTTAAAGAAGGCATTTGGGAAAGACAATGTTTCTATCAGACCAAATGGCATTCTTGATAATCTTACTTTAAATTACCCTAACGAAGCGGCAAGACATAAATTACTTGATGTGATTGGTGATTTAGCTTTAGCTGGAGTTAAAATAAAAGGTAAAGTAATTGCTAATAAGCCCGGACATTTTGTAAATACTCAATTTGCAAAAAAACTCAATCGTCAGTGGAAATTGCAAAAAAAGAAAAATGTGCCTGATTTTGATTTAACAAAAGAACCGGTTTTTGATATCAACGGAATTATGAAGTTGATGCCTCACAGACCACCATTCTTATTAATAGATAAAATTCTTGAACTTTCTGACTCTCATGTGGTAGGATTGAAGAATGTTACAATGAATGAACCTTTCTTTGTTGGACATTTTCCTAAAGAACCGGTAATGCCAGGTGTTTTACAGGTGGAAGCTTTAGCACAAACAGGTGGGATTTTAGTTTTGGCTAGTGTTCCGGATCCTGAAAATTATTCTACTTATTTCATTAAAATGGATAAAGTAAAATTTAAAAGAAAAGTAGTTCCTGGAGATACTATGATTTTCAAAATTGAGTTGATAGAGCCCATCAGACGAGGTATCGTTCATATGCAAGGATATGGATATGTAGGAGATACAGTGGCTGTCGAGGCCGAATTAATGGCTCAAGTTGCAAAAAATAAAGTTGATTAA
- a CDS encoding porin family protein — translation MKKFLLASTLAFSTLSLAQVNLKATRFGITAGGNYSRVQNAHNPSGARFAVQAGALALIPVGKGNQFYIQPEVLYYGAGETGKDKDAKGRDGYNAVYANNYLSVPVYFKGYFSEAESEFFGMIGPRFNFLLNQNVKNAPASRAYYDPDVNDPKHPGVSGKANSFNFGLGIGVGYSYKRQLELALKYDYGFSNTYPDLAKEPDGTSKGKSEQVLSLSLSYIFQ, via the coding sequence ATGAAAAAATTTTTATTAGCCTCTACTTTGGCTTTTTCTACCTTATCTTTAGCACAAGTTAACCTTAAAGCGACAAGATTTGGTATTACAGCTGGAGGCAACTATTCCCGAGTACAAAATGCACATAACCCCTCCGGAGCAAGATTTGCTGTTCAGGCGGGAGCCTTAGCCCTTATTCCAGTAGGAAAAGGTAATCAGTTTTATATCCAACCCGAAGTACTATATTATGGTGCCGGAGAAACGGGGAAGGATAAGGATGCTAAAGGTAGAGATGGTTATAACGCTGTATATGCAAATAATTACCTTAGTGTACCTGTTTATTTCAAAGGATACTTTTCAGAGGCAGAATCTGAATTTTTTGGAATGATAGGTCCAAGATTTAACTTTTTGCTAAACCAGAACGTTAAAAATGCTCCTGCAAGCAGAGCTTATTATGATCCGGATGTAAATGATCCAAAACATCCTGGGGTTAGTGGAAAAGCTAACAGTTTTAATTTTGGATTAGGTATAGGCGTAGGATATAGCTATAAGAGACAATTGGAATTAGCTTTAAAGTATGATTATGGATTTTCCAATACATATCCTGATCTTGCAAAAGAACCTGATGGAACTAGTAAGGGTAAATCAGAACAAGTTCTTAGTTTAAGTCTTAGTTATATCTTTCAATAA
- the hemB gene encoding porphobilinogen synthase, with amino-acid sequence MIHSRNRRLRVNESMRSLVRENILTTNDFVMPIFVMEGENKEEPIASMPGIFRRSIDLTVKECKELFSLGVKSVNLYMKVSDHLKDNTGKEAWNKDGLMQNTIKAIKDALPEMIVMPDVALDPYSIYGHDGIIENGKIVNDATVDALARMSVSHAEAGADIVAPSDMMDGRVLGIREALEDNGFTDVGILSYSAKYASSFYGPFRSALDSAPKDNMEIPKDKKTYQMDFHNSREALNEVFKDIDEGADIIMIKPGLPYLDIVSKVREAIDLPIAVYNVSGEYAMVKAAAQNGWLDNDKTIIESLTCFKRAGADMIFTYFAKEAAILLNK; translated from the coding sequence ATGATACATTCAAGAAATAGAAGGCTAAGAGTTAATGAATCAATGAGAAGTTTAGTAAGAGAAAATATACTTACAACTAATGATTTCGTAATGCCAATCTTCGTAATGGAGGGTGAAAACAAGGAAGAACCAATTGCATCAATGCCGGGAATTTTCAGGCGGAGTATAGATTTAACCGTGAAGGAATGTAAAGAATTATTTTCCCTTGGTGTAAAATCGGTCAATTTGTACATGAAGGTGTCTGATCATTTGAAAGATAATACAGGAAAAGAAGCATGGAATAAAGATGGCTTAATGCAAAATACCATCAAAGCGATCAAAGATGCGCTTCCTGAAATGATTGTAATGCCTGATGTTGCCTTAGATCCGTATTCAATTTATGGACATGACGGTATTATTGAAAATGGAAAGATTGTAAATGATGCCACCGTTGATGCGTTAGCCAGAATGTCTGTATCTCATGCAGAAGCAGGAGCTGACATTGTTGCCCCTAGTGATATGATGGATGGCAGAGTATTGGGTATTCGTGAAGCTTTAGAGGACAATGGGTTTACAGATGTGGGGATTTTAAGTTATTCTGCAAAATATGCAAGTTCTTTCTATGGACCTTTTAGAAGTGCTTTGGATAGTGCTCCAAAAGATAATATGGAAATACCAAAGGATAAGAAAACATATCAAATGGATTTCCATAATTCCCGTGAAGCTTTAAATGAAGTATTCAAAGATATTGATGAGGGAGCGGATATTATTATGATCAAACCGGGACTTCCTTATCTGGACATTGTTTCTAAAGTTCGTGAAGCTATAGATCTTCCGATCGCCGTCTATAATGTAAGTGGAGAGTATGCAATGGTAAAAGCAGCTGCTCAAAATGGCTGGCTGGATAATGATAAAACAATTATAGAAAGCTTAACCTGCTTTAAAAGAGCTGGAGCAGATATGATCTTTACTTATTTTGCGAAGGAAGCAGCCATACTTCTAAATAAATAG
- the lpxA gene encoding acyl-ACP--UDP-N-acetylglucosamine O-acyltransferase, producing the protein MVHQLAAVDKRAKISKNVIVEPFTTIAGDVEIGEGTWIGPNVTIMDGARIGKNCRIFPGTVISAIPQDLKFDGEDTQVIIGDETTIRECVTVNRGTKALGFTKIGKNCLIMATSHIAHDCVIGDHVIIVNGCGIAGHVEIGDYTVMGGLSAVHQFGKIGKHVMISGGTLVRKDIPPYVKVAREPMAYAGINSVGLRRRGFTNEKIFEIQKIYRAIFQMKMNVSQAITHIEKEMLPTAERDEILQFIQNSPRGIVKGYGTGKE; encoded by the coding sequence ATGGTTCATCAATTAGCAGCCGTAGATAAACGCGCAAAAATCAGCAAAAATGTAATCGTAGAACCTTTTACTACTATTGCAGGGGACGTGGAAATTGGAGAAGGAACTTGGATTGGTCCCAATGTTACCATCATGGATGGAGCAAGAATAGGCAAAAATTGTAGAATTTTTCCCGGAACGGTAATTTCTGCAATTCCGCAGGATTTAAAGTTTGATGGAGAAGATACTCAGGTAATTATCGGAGATGAAACTACAATAAGAGAGTGCGTAACAGTGAACAGGGGTACAAAAGCCCTTGGATTTACCAAAATTGGTAAAAACTGTCTCATCATGGCAACTTCTCACATTGCACACGATTGCGTTATCGGAGATCATGTTATCATCGTAAACGGTTGTGGTATTGCTGGTCATGTAGAAATAGGTGATTATACAGTAATGGGTGGCCTTAGTGCAGTTCATCAGTTTGGTAAAATTGGAAAACATGTTATGATTTCTGGTGGAACACTGGTAAGAAAGGATATTCCGCCCTATGTAAAAGTAGCAAGAGAGCCAATGGCTTATGCCGGAATTAATTCAGTGGGTCTGAGAAGAAGAGGATTTACAAACGAGAAAATTTTTGAGATCCAAAAGATATATAGAGCTATTTTCCAAATGAAAATGAATGTCTCTCAGGCAATCACTCATATTGAGAAAGAAATGCTACCAACCGCTGAAAGAGATGAAATTCTCCAGTTTATTCAAAACTCTCCTAGAGGTATTGTAAAAGGATATGGTACCGGAAAGGAGTAA
- a CDS encoding T9SS type A sorting domain-containing protein, protein MKKLLLLILFVGTFVGFSSNVKAQLREPGSISQKSDDGVFIAYPNPAKDFLIVKAKDSSLRVKSVTFYSILGTQVATYTVNMNSGEINIEKLKPGKYLIRYILSDNTQKVTQIVKQ, encoded by the coding sequence ATGAAAAAACTTTTACTTTTAATTCTTTTCGTAGGCACTTTTGTTGGATTTTCCAGCAATGTTAAAGCTCAACTTAGAGAGCCTGGTTCCATCTCACAAAAATCAGATGATGGAGTTTTTATTGCCTATCCAAATCCCGCGAAGGATTTTCTCATCGTAAAGGCAAAAGATTCTTCTTTAAGAGTCAAAAGTGTTACATTCTACTCTATATTGGGTACACAGGTTGCAACTTATACCGTTAATATGAATTCGGGAGAAATAAATATTGAAAAATTGAAACCCGGCAAATATTTAATTCGTTACATTTTAAGTGACAACACACAAAAGGTTACCCAAATAGTAAAACAATAA
- a CDS encoding bacteriocin: protein MKKLTKKDLKNINGGNIRFPDANGNCQPGWYLCPSNICVFDDGGRDPIVPGKPHYNACFG, encoded by the coding sequence ATGAAAAAATTAACAAAAAAGGACTTAAAAAATATCAATGGTGGAAACATCAGATTTCCTGACGCTAATGGTAACTGTCAGCCAGGTTGGTATTTATGCCCTTCAAACATTTGCGTTTTTGATGATGGAGGCAGAGACCCTATTGTTCCGGGTAAGCCCCATTACAATGCATGTTTTGGATAA
- the lpxD gene encoding UDP-3-O-(3-hydroxymyristoyl)glucosamine N-acyltransferase produces MEFTASQIASFIDGKIIGDENALISGVSPIENGESGHLSFIAQDRFSHYLDTSKCSVIIASEKLIVKDSYNATIIAVKDAYLSFQVLMNLYQEMQGKKEGVEDGASIHDTAVIADKVYIGAFTYVSEKAKIGEGTQIYPQVYIGKGVKIGKNCKIDSGARIYDYCIIGDNCVIHSNTVVGGDGFGFQPTPEGFKKIPQLGNVIIEDDVEIGSNCSIDRATIGSTIIGKGTKIDNLIQIAHNVKIGQNNVIAAQAGIAGSTTIGDWNQIGGQVGVVGHIKIGNQVKIQAQSGVNSSVNDKETLYGSPAISYNDYLRNYVHFRNFTEIVGRINNLENTSKDNTNE; encoded by the coding sequence ATGGAATTTACAGCTTCGCAAATTGCAAGTTTTATTGACGGAAAAATAATAGGTGATGAAAATGCACTTATTAGTGGCGTTTCACCAATTGAAAATGGGGAATCGGGGCATCTTTCTTTTATAGCTCAAGATCGATTTTCTCACTATTTGGATACTTCAAAGTGCTCAGTAATTATTGCTTCTGAAAAACTTATTGTAAAGGATTCTTACAATGCTACCATAATTGCCGTAAAAGATGCTTATTTGTCTTTTCAGGTTCTGATGAATTTATATCAGGAAATGCAAGGTAAAAAAGAGGGTGTTGAAGATGGCGCATCTATTCATGATACTGCCGTTATTGCTGATAAGGTATATATTGGAGCTTTTACTTATGTTTCAGAAAAAGCCAAAATTGGTGAAGGAACACAAATTTATCCGCAAGTATACATTGGCAAGGGAGTAAAAATAGGTAAAAACTGTAAAATTGATAGCGGAGCAAGAATCTACGATTATTGTATTATAGGAGATAACTGCGTGATTCATTCTAATACTGTAGTAGGTGGTGATGGATTTGGTTTCCAACCAACACCGGAAGGATTTAAGAAAATTCCTCAGCTCGGAAATGTTATCATTGAAGATGACGTAGAAATAGGTTCAAACTGTAGTATAGACAGAGCCACTATTGGTTCTACTATCATTGGGAAAGGAACTAAAATAGATAACTTAATTCAAATAGCACACAACGTAAAGATTGGTCAGAACAATGTGATTGCAGCTCAGGCAGGAATTGCAGGGTCTACAACTATTGGCGACTGGAACCAGATTGGTGGGCAAGTAGGCGTGGTTGGTCATATTAAAATAGGCAATCAGGTCAAAATTCAGGCACAAAGTGGGGTGAATTCCAGCGTTAATGACAAAGAAACATTATATGGTTCACCAGCAATAAGCTATAATGACTACCTTAGAAATTATGTTCATTTCAGAAACTTTACTGAAATTGTAGGACGAATAAATAATCTTGAGAATACCTCAAAAGATAATACTAATGAGTGA